The following coding sequences are from one Lysinibacillus sp. FSL W8-0992 window:
- a CDS encoding PucR family transcriptional regulator gives MSQYKLQVKDVLENAHFKSAEVVAGKDGLLRIVKWAHVIEIVQVDNFLAGDELVLTTGISLQHIEDFTFFVESLIEKNCAALCIEYGTYLQTIPESILSLANRHDFPIIVFHETVPFVRITQDLHSQIMNQQYFMISSLETYSQTLNKNALLGQTVDDILQSLYEALRTQIIFSIKGRDAIFFPNMSLAKRQHLLKMPKSASQLKHEPIFIVDQHYADLSLYRADGLFSEFELLILDRTATALAQLLMREFYIEEKRDIEDATILADWIDHKLTKEEIYKFIVSHHSNFTYYSSAVFILSSPYTIMKVQEDIVYSKLYYRNLFEQNGFIPFLFERKSYVIFILLHTKDCKASRELLNTLFSTLQKTDFYKKQLSQGYQLAIGKVVSDVEEIPKSYQTALETLYICRKVQTTSFFYDDLHLYHLIYKLQMQVDLQEVIQDYLQPVIEYDKKYNSKLLETLRVYLQTNGSKQQTANQLFIVRQTLYHRLKKLESLLGENFMKGHNRITLEFMLLASSLIEDKTQN, from the coding sequence ATGAGTCAATATAAGCTTCAGGTAAAGGATGTATTAGAGAATGCACACTTTAAAAGCGCCGAGGTCGTTGCAGGCAAGGATGGGTTATTACGCATTGTAAAGTGGGCACATGTTATTGAAATTGTACAAGTTGATAATTTCCTAGCAGGGGACGAATTGGTTTTAACGACGGGGATTAGTTTACAGCATATTGAGGACTTTACCTTTTTCGTAGAGTCTCTAATTGAAAAAAACTGTGCAGCACTTTGCATAGAATACGGCACCTATTTACAAACAATACCAGAATCTATTCTTTCACTAGCTAACCGCCATGACTTCCCAATCATCGTTTTTCATGAGACAGTGCCTTTTGTTCGGATTACACAGGATTTACATAGCCAGATCATGAATCAACAATATTTTATGATTTCTTCATTAGAAACTTACTCCCAGACTTTAAACAAAAACGCTCTTTTAGGACAAACAGTGGATGACATTTTGCAATCCCTTTATGAAGCGTTACGTACACAAATCATTTTTTCTATTAAAGGTCGGGATGCTATCTTTTTCCCAAATATGTCCCTAGCGAAAAGACAGCATTTATTAAAGATGCCAAAATCAGCATCACAACTTAAACATGAGCCCATTTTTATTGTCGATCAGCATTATGCGGATTTATCCCTTTATCGAGCAGATGGCTTATTCTCAGAATTTGAATTACTTATTTTAGACCGTACAGCGACGGCACTAGCACAGCTTTTAATGCGTGAATTTTATATAGAAGAGAAAAGAGATATTGAGGATGCAACGATTTTAGCGGATTGGATTGATCACAAGCTGACGAAAGAGGAAATCTATAAATTTATCGTGTCCCATCATTCTAACTTTACTTATTATAGTAGCGCGGTGTTTATTTTATCTTCACCTTATACAATCATGAAGGTTCAAGAGGATATTGTGTATAGCAAGCTTTATTATCGAAATCTATTTGAACAAAATGGCTTCATCCCCTTTTTATTCGAAAGGAAGAGCTATGTTATATTCATCCTACTCCACACAAAAGATTGTAAAGCGAGTCGCGAATTATTAAATACGCTATTTTCTACGCTCCAAAAAACGGATTTTTATAAAAAGCAATTGTCACAAGGGTATCAGCTAGCGATCGGTAAGGTTGTTTCGGATGTCGAGGAAATTCCAAAGAGCTATCAAACAGCTTTGGAAACATTATATATTTGTCGCAAAGTTCAAACGACATCGTTTTTTTATGATGACTTGCACTTGTACCACCTTATTTACAAATTACAAATGCAAGTGGATTTGCAAGAAGTCATTCAAGATTATTTACAGCCTGTTATTGAATATGATAAAAAATACAACAGCAAACTGCTAGAAACACTCAGAGTTTATTTACAAACGAATGGCTCAAAACAACAAACTGCCAATCAATTGTTTATTGTACGGCAAACACTTTATCATCGTCTAAAGAAGCTTGAAAGTTTGCTAGGTGAAAATTTTATGAAGGGCCACAATCGTATTACACTTGAGTTTATGTTACTTGCCAGTTCACTAATTGAAGATAAAACGCAAAATTGA